A genomic region of Magnolia sinica isolate HGM2019 chromosome 6, MsV1, whole genome shotgun sequence contains the following coding sequences:
- the LOC131249523 gene encoding cytochrome P450 76T24-like gives MPYLQAVVKETLRLHPPVPLIPRRAESNAEIRGFTIPKHAQVLVNAWAIGRDGNTWVDPTSFTHGRFLGSEVDFKGRDFELIPFGAGRRICPGMPLAKRMLHLMLASLLHSFAWKFRDGMTPQEMDMSNKVGFTLLKTVPLCAVPVQG, from the coding sequence ATGCCATACTTGCAAGCCGTCGTAAAGGAGACCCTACGCCTGCACCCACCGGTTCCACTCATCCCACGCAGAGCTGAATCCAACGCGGAAATCCGTGGATTCACCATACCGAAGCACGCCCAAGTGCTCGTCAATGCATGGGCCATCGGCAGGGATGGGAATACTTGGGTGGACCCCACTTCCTTCACCCATGGTAGGTTCTTAGGTTCTGAGGTTGACTTCAAAGGCCGAGATTTCGAGCTCATACCGTTCGGTGCTGGCCGTCGGATCTGTCCCGGAATGCCGCTTGCCAAACGGATGTTGCACTTGATGCTGGCTTCACTTCTACATTCGTTTGCATGGAAGTTTCGTGATGGGATGACCCCACAGGAGATGGACATGAGTAATAAGGTCGGCTTCACCTTACTGAAGACGGTTCCACTTTGTGCTGTCCCCGTGCAGGGTTGA